The following proteins come from a genomic window of Nostoc sp. TCL26-01:
- a CDS encoding pentapeptide repeat-containing protein, with amino-acid sequence MDADQLLKRYSAGERNFTQISLYSVNLREVCLAGSILDRANLASANLSQSNLRGCNLVEANLTAALLWRTDLSGSNLILTKLKSANLIRATLKDVDLHKANLQKADLRLTDLRNADLTGADLMGADLSYADLTGAFLSGANLDGANLTGANLSSTDLSYASLSKTIIFKTDLSGVDFTKVDLRTIDGEYLVENMLVS; translated from the coding sequence ATGGATGCTGATCAGCTTCTCAAACGCTATAGTGCAGGAGAGAGAAATTTCACTCAAATAAGCCTGTACTCAGTTAACTTGAGAGAGGTATGTCTAGCGGGAAGCATTTTAGACAGAGCAAACTTAGCTAGTGCAAATCTATCTCAGTCAAATTTACGTGGGTGCAACTTAGTAGAGGCGAATTTGACAGCCGCCTTACTTTGGAGAACTGACTTAAGCGGTTCTAACTTGATTTTGACAAAATTGAAATCAGCTAATCTAATTCGAGCTACATTAAAAGATGTAGATTTGCACAAAGCCAACCTCCAAAAAGCAGATTTGCGCTTAACAGACTTGCGTAATGCCGATCTCACAGGAGCAGACTTAATGGGAGCAGATTTAAGTTATGCTGACCTAACTGGCGCTTTTTTGTCAGGGGCAAATTTAGATGGGGCAAATCTCACAGGAGCAAATTTAAGTAGCACAGACTTAAGTTACGCCAGTCTTAGCAAGACTATCATCTTCAAAACAGATTTAAGTGGAGTTGATTTTACTAAAGTAGATTTGAGAACTATAGATGGAGAATACTTAGTAGAAAATATGCTGGTTTCCTAG
- a CDS encoding NarK family nitrate/nitrite MFS transporter translates to MLKNLFSIRDRYRILHQTWFAFFLTFVCWFNFAPFATTIGKQLQLAPEQIKTVAICNLALTIPARLIIGMLLDKFGPRITYSMLLMFAAVPCLATALAQDFNQLVISRLLMGIVGSGFVVGIRMVAEWFPPKEMGIAQGIYGGWGNFGAFGAEFALPMIAVATGFLAGGGSNWRLAIALTGIVAAIYGVIYYNSVQDTPSGKTYKRPKKNGALEVTSVKSFWAMILSNFGLIFALGLLAWRLAQKNIHFLTVSQMYLVWFLLVGLFAYQSYKAYQVNQELLTGQKTYPASQRYQFSQVALLEFTYVTNFGSELAVVSMLPAFFEKTFALEHVIAGMIAATYPFLNLFSRPSGGLISDKFNSRKWTMTIISAGIGVGYLSAHFINSNWPIPLAIAVTMFAAYFAQAGCGATYGIVPLIKKEATGQIAGNVGAYGNFGGVVYLTIFSLTDAPTLFTTMGIAALICASMCAFFLKEPQGSFAGGDEVELPENSLAQSNLIVED, encoded by the coding sequence ATGCTGAAAAATTTATTTTCCATCAGGGATCGATATCGCATCTTACATCAGACTTGGTTCGCTTTCTTTCTGACCTTTGTCTGTTGGTTTAATTTTGCACCCTTTGCCACCACCATCGGTAAACAATTACAGCTTGCGCCTGAGCAAATTAAAACTGTAGCAATTTGTAACCTTGCCTTGACAATTCCGGCGCGGTTAATTATTGGGATGCTGCTGGATAAATTTGGCCCTAGAATCACCTATTCGATGTTGCTGATGTTTGCCGCAGTTCCTTGTTTAGCGACAGCCTTAGCGCAAGATTTTAACCAACTTGTGATTAGTCGCTTGTTGATGGGGATTGTTGGTTCTGGCTTCGTTGTGGGTATCCGCATGGTGGCTGAGTGGTTTCCCCCGAAAGAGATGGGAATTGCCCAAGGGATTTATGGTGGTTGGGGAAACTTCGGTGCATTTGGTGCAGAGTTTGCCCTACCGATGATTGCGGTTGCTACAGGCTTTTTGGCTGGTGGTGGTTCTAATTGGCGGTTGGCGATCGCTCTCACGGGAATCGTTGCTGCTATCTATGGCGTAATCTATTACAATAGCGTCCAAGATACACCTTCTGGCAAAACCTACAAACGACCAAAGAAAAATGGTGCTTTGGAAGTCACGAGTGTAAAAAGTTTTTGGGCAATGATTCTCTCCAATTTTGGTTTGATATTTGCTCTCGGTTTATTAGCTTGGCGTTTGGCACAAAAAAACATTCATTTTTTAACAGTTAGCCAGATGTATTTGGTCTGGTTTCTCTTAGTGGGATTGTTTGCTTACCAATCCTACAAAGCTTATCAAGTCAACCAAGAATTACTCACAGGCCAGAAAACTTACCCAGCATCTCAACGCTACCAATTTAGTCAAGTTGCGTTACTGGAATTTACCTACGTGACTAACTTTGGTAGTGAATTGGCAGTTGTTTCTATGCTGCCGGCATTCTTTGAAAAAACCTTTGCTTTAGAACACGTTATCGCTGGCATGATTGCCGCTACTTATCCTTTTCTCAACTTATTTTCTCGTCCTAGTGGTGGCTTAATTTCTGATAAATTTAATTCCCGTAAATGGACAATGACAATTATTAGTGCGGGGATTGGTGTCGGTTATTTATCAGCACATTTTATTAATAGTAACTGGCCGATTCCACTAGCGATCGCTGTGACAATGTTCGCTGCTTATTTCGCTCAAGCTGGTTGTGGTGCAACCTATGGAATTGTCCCCCTAATTAAAAAAGAAGCAACAGGACAAATCGCTGGTAATGTGGGCGCTTATGGCAATTTTGGCGGCGTAGTTTATCTGACAATTTTTAGCCTGACTGATGCACCTACTCTCTTCACCACAATGGGGATAGCTGCTTTAATTTGTGCCTCAATGTGCGCCTTCTTCCTCAAAGAACCCCAAGGCTCATTTGCTGGTGGTGATGAAGTTGAATTACCCGAAAATTCTCTAGCACAATCTAATCTCATAGTAGAAGATTAA
- a CDS encoding VWD domain-containing protein, with translation MVNLSPLAKAGLRTRCNEPHPEFPGILSISTSKVVQEAMDLDWQAGLKDQLERGRWIQWNKQTGAYSVTPVKVGDSSTGDKEVDIGTPPPDTDTVFTVGMYHTHPPNPKYPDIGPSKPDKTKANLQRIPSLVRDSDPSTPDPNDYDTYVVGPGQACEPEDPKDDDRSVKLPKQIFQPNNQGAGNGAGNGSNGNGDNNDNNADGGNNGSGNSADGGSKGTGSSYGDPHIVTLDGFRYSFQTVGEFLLAKSDEKFMVQTRQAPVPKRELSLNTAVAAKIGSDRVGYYAQLAGKSPLLRVNGEVVTLQDETVKLPDGGLLQKQGTEYTIESSRGEQVVIRPIEVAGLSFVNVTVTVPRNYQNKMTGLLGDFDSNAKNDLKTRGGKLLPSESSYSTVGRALTNFLPTPIPIDEIEKSFLDKLHRDFGDSWRIRQDDSLFDYEKGQSTTTFTDRSFPKRYHNLGSLLPNQIRQAETVCRQAGVSTFMLDGCILDVGFTGEAGFAEGMVNVLTQKVVDRAVNRVLDEVRSRVNIPLPIKIPGFPF, from the coding sequence TTGGTTAATTTATCTCCTCTAGCCAAGGCAGGATTACGTACTCGTTGTAATGAACCCCACCCAGAATTCCCTGGTATTCTCAGCATCTCTACTAGTAAAGTTGTCCAAGAGGCAATGGATTTAGACTGGCAAGCTGGACTCAAAGACCAGTTGGAACGAGGACGCTGGATTCAATGGAATAAGCAAACTGGTGCATATTCAGTTACCCCGGTGAAAGTTGGAGATAGTAGTACTGGTGATAAGGAGGTTGATATTGGTACTCCACCACCTGATACTGATACTGTTTTTACCGTCGGGATGTATCACACTCATCCCCCTAATCCCAAGTATCCCGATATCGGCCCCAGCAAGCCAGATAAAACTAAAGCTAATCTGCAACGAATTCCCAGTTTAGTTCGTGATAGTGATCCCAGTACTCCAGATCCCAATGATTATGATACTTATGTAGTTGGGCCAGGACAAGCTTGTGAACCGGAAGATCCCAAAGATGACGATCGCTCAGTTAAACTTCCCAAACAAATTTTTCAACCCAACAATCAGGGTGCGGGTAACGGTGCAGGTAACGGCTCTAACGGCAATGGCGATAATAATGATAACAATGCCGATGGGGGTAATAATGGCTCTGGTAACTCTGCTGATGGCGGTTCTAAAGGCACAGGAAGCAGCTACGGCGATCCCCACATAGTTACATTAGATGGTTTTCGTTATAGTTTCCAGACGGTAGGCGAGTTTCTTTTAGCAAAATCCGATGAAAAATTTATGGTGCAAACTCGCCAAGCTCCTGTGCCAAAACGCGAACTCAGCTTAAATACGGCAGTTGCTGCTAAAATTGGTAGCGATCGCGTGGGTTATTATGCCCAACTTGCTGGTAAATCGCCCCTCTTGCGGGTGAATGGTGAAGTGGTGACGCTCCAAGATGAGACAGTAAAACTACCCGATGGTGGGTTACTGCAAAAACAAGGGACAGAATACACCATTGAAAGTTCGCGCGGTGAGCAAGTGGTGATTCGGCCAATTGAAGTGGCTGGCTTATCGTTCGTCAATGTTACCGTCACAGTTCCCCGTAACTATCAAAATAAAATGACAGGATTGTTAGGAGACTTTGACAGTAATGCTAAAAATGATTTAAAAACTCGTGGTGGTAAACTTCTGCCCAGTGAATCTAGCTATAGCACAGTCGGACGAGCGCTAACGAATTTCTTACCTACACCCATTCCCATAGACGAGATTGAGAAGAGTTTCCTCGACAAACTACACCGAGATTTTGGTGATAGCTGGCGCATCCGCCAAGATGACTCACTATTTGACTACGAAAAAGGTCAGTCAACAACCACTTTTACAGATCGCAGTTTTCCTAAACGCTATCACAATCTAGGTTCATTGCTACCTAACCAAATTCGCCAAGCTGAGACAGTCTGTCGCCAAGCTGGTGTTAGCACTTTTATGTTGGATGGTTGCATTTTAGATGTGGGGTTTACTGGTGAAGCTGGATTTGCCGAAGGTATGGTAAATGTACTGACTCAGAAAGTTGTAGATAGAGCTGTTAATCGGGTGTTGGATGAAGTACGATCGCGTGTAAATATTCCCCTACCAATCAAGATTCCCGGCTTTCCTTTTTAG
- a CDS encoding molybdopterin oxidoreductase family protein: protein MSEFTKTLCPYCGVGCGLEVSPPAQANKATNRDSKGNPIWRVRGDKAHPSSQGMVCVKGATIAESLDKNRLHYPMVRNSLDQEFRRVSWDEVFGIISDRIQNVRATQGPEAICMYGSGQFQTEDYYIAQKLMKGCLGSNNFDANSRLCMSSAVAGYIQSFGADGPPCCYEDLELTDCAFLIGTNTAECHPIIFNRLEKYHRKNRKVKMIVVDPRRTPTAEAADLHLAIRPGTDIDLLNGIAHLLMRWNLIDTGFIDDCTSNFSAYAEVIRHYPPDVVACQCGISVADLETAARYWGESKHVLSLWSMGVNQSSEGTAKVRTIINLHLMTGQIGQPGAGPFSLTGQPNAMGGREAGGLSHLLPGYRLLKNPQHRAEVEELWGLPPGQISPHPGLSVWEMIMALENDNVGVLWIAATNPAVSMPDLERTKQALLRSPFTIYQDAYYPTETAAYAHVLLPAAQWGEKTGIMTNSERRVTLCQAFREPPREAKADWEIFAEVGRRLGFVNEFAFKNSAQVYAEFTQLTRGRPCDMTGISHEQLRTQGPTQWPHPAPSTQHSKRLYTDLRFPTTDGRARFGAYYSKGLAEPPDPNYPFVLTTGRLYGHWHTQTRTGRIEKIRTMHPEPFIEIHPRDAAKLGISDHQMVEVRSRRGKAKFPTKVTKAIAPGTVFVPMHWGTLWADDAEANALTHPESCPDSLQPELKACAVQLIPIGIETPTKNYQLQSSQL from the coding sequence ATGAGTGAATTTACTAAAACTCTTTGTCCTTACTGTGGTGTTGGTTGTGGACTAGAAGTTTCACCACCAGCCCAAGCTAATAAAGCCACTAATCGAGATAGCAAAGGCAATCCCATTTGGCGAGTACGGGGTGATAAAGCTCATCCATCAAGTCAGGGGATGGTATGTGTTAAAGGTGCAACGATCGCTGAATCTTTGGATAAAAATAGATTGCATTACCCAATGGTGCGGAATTCTTTAGATCAAGAGTTCCGCCGGGTTAGTTGGGACGAAGTTTTTGGTATTATTAGCGATCGCATTCAAAATGTCCGTGCGACTCAAGGGCCGGAAGCTATCTGTATGTATGGTTCTGGGCAGTTTCAAACTGAGGACTATTACATCGCTCAAAAACTGATGAAGGGTTGTTTGGGTAGTAATAATTTTGATGCCAACTCTCGCTTGTGTATGTCTAGTGCTGTGGCTGGATACATTCAAAGTTTTGGTGCTGACGGCCCTCCCTGCTGCTATGAAGATTTGGAGTTAACTGACTGTGCATTTTTAATTGGCACAAACACAGCCGAATGTCACCCCATCATTTTTAACCGACTAGAAAAGTACCACAGAAAAAACCGCAAGGTAAAAATGATTGTCGTCGATCCTCGGCGCACACCCACCGCCGAAGCTGCTGATTTACATTTAGCAATTCGTCCTGGTACAGATATCGACCTGTTAAATGGTATCGCTCATTTATTAATGCGTTGGAATTTAATCGATACAGGTTTCATCGATGACTGTACCAGCAACTTTTCTGCCTACGCTGAAGTCATTCGCCACTACCCGCCGGATGTTGTCGCATGTCAATGTGGCATTAGTGTTGCCGATTTGGAAACCGCAGCTCGTTATTGGGGTGAATCAAAGCACGTTTTGTCATTGTGGTCAATGGGTGTCAATCAATCGAGTGAAGGGACAGCCAAGGTCAGAACAATTATAAATCTTCACCTGATGACAGGACAAATCGGTCAACCAGGTGCAGGGCCTTTCTCACTCACCGGTCAACCCAATGCGATGGGAGGACGAGAAGCGGGAGGTTTATCTCATTTGTTACCCGGCTATCGCTTGCTGAAAAATCCCCAGCACCGTGCAGAAGTAGAAGAATTGTGGGGATTACCGCCTGGGCAAATTTCCCCCCATCCCGGTTTGAGTGTGTGGGAAATGATCATGGCTTTGGAAAATGACAATGTAGGTGTGTTGTGGATTGCAGCTACCAACCCAGCTGTGAGTATGCCAGATTTGGAACGGACGAAACAAGCATTATTGCGATCGCCTTTTACAATTTACCAAGATGCTTACTATCCTACAGAAACTGCTGCCTACGCTCATGTCCTGTTACCGGCTGCCCAATGGGGTGAGAAAACTGGTATCATGACCAACTCGGAACGGCGAGTGACTTTGTGTCAAGCGTTCCGTGAACCACCCCGCGAAGCCAAAGCTGATTGGGAAATCTTTGCGGAGGTGGGACGACGCTTAGGTTTTGTCAACGAGTTTGCTTTTAAAAACTCAGCCCAAGTTTACGCCGAATTTACTCAACTAACCAGGGGTCGTCCCTGCGACATGACTGGTATCAGTCACGAACAATTACGCACTCAAGGCCCCACCCAATGGCCACACCCAGCACCCAGCACCCAGCACTCAAAAAGACTTTACACTGATTTACGTTTCCCGACTACTGACGGTCGCGCTAGGTTTGGGGCTTATTATTCTAAGGGTTTAGCTGAACCACCAGATCCTAATTATCCTTTTGTCTTGACAACTGGACGATTATATGGCCATTGGCATACACAAACACGGACAGGTCGCATTGAAAAAATCCGCACGATGCACCCAGAACCATTTATCGAAATACATCCCCGTGATGCGGCTAAGTTAGGAATTAGTGATCATCAAATGGTAGAAGTGCGATCGCGTCGAGGTAAAGCTAAGTTTCCCACAAAGGTGACAAAGGCGATCGCACCTGGCACAGTTTTTGTGCCGATGCACTGGGGTACACTATGGGCAGATGATGCTGAAGCCAATGCCCTCACTCATCCTGAATCTTGTCCAGATTCCCTGCAACCAGAGTTAAAAGCCTGTGCAGTACAACTAATACCGATTGGTATCGAAACTCCGACGAAAAATTATCAGCTCCAGTCTTCACAATTGTAA
- a CDS encoding RNA polymerase subunit sigma, with translation MKFQGADSPRVVTISTVLLLGSIAALIIWALQAAYALN, from the coding sequence ATGAAATTTCAAGGAGCTGATTCTCCTAGAGTAGTCACTATCTCTACCGTGCTACTGTTAGGTTCAATCGCAGCTCTGATTATTTGGGCGCTGCAAGCTGCTTATGCTCTAAACTGA
- a CDS encoding glycerol-3-phosphate acyltransferase, producing MRELWGALVIFIVCPLLGALPLIAWITYALKGRHLAQIGTRNVSVSAAFYHGGTLAGILAVLSEALKGIGAVSIARAFFPEGSFWELLALIALVLGRYLIARGAGTTNVVWGLFVHDPLVAIFVGLLAIINFTLLRSRNLVKYGVLFVFPLFVILLHAEDFPRIIAAVALAGLLWWIYKRIPDDMNLSTQEVDSESQAVFEYLRGDRAILTLDDELDGAIVGQKAATLSQIKRWGYQVPKGWVLVPGDEPEKLLDFLQPSDLSPLVVRSSAIGEDSEQASAAGQYLTILQVTSHEQLKQAIVQVRESYNYPAAIQYRRDRSLPDAAMAVLIQQQVQSAYSGVAFSRDPITQQGDAVIIEALPGSPTQVVSGRVTPEQYRAFVVESDNLSSVKLEGTGRVPQALIKQVAYLARRMEKRYLGVPQDIEWSYDGQTLWLLQARPITTLLPIWTRKIAAEVIPGVVHPLTWSINRPLTCGVWGDIFSIVLGDRAIGLDFTETATLHYSRAYFNASLLGEIFLRMGLPPESLEFLTRGAKISKPPLQSTWQNLPGLWKLLQQELNLEKDFKQDYQKVFIPGLSQLANAATDELEPDELFTRIDFNLELMRRGTYYSILAPLSAAIRQALFRVKDEQIDNSITPEVAALRSLRALASDAKQVLPECEPEQVFDKLTQTPEGEKILYEFSELLQDYGYLSDVGTNIAIPTWKEDPQPIKQLFVQLIQLSEPEKTDLELSKNGTSRKRKRGVVQRRVDIKGRVTEVYSRLLAELRWNFVALEQVFLKNGLLKQTGDIFFLELEELRHLVADASRELSGNLQEKIKFRRSQFQQDSQIEQVPLVVYGNIPPHPADAVGNYSDQILQGIPASHGQAEGRIKVVRNLQNLPEIDKDTILVVPYTDSGWAPLLVRAGGLVAEAGGRLSHGAIVAREYGIPAVMDVKGATWILQDGQRVRIDGSRGIVELSNDLRPE from the coding sequence ATGAGAGAACTTTGGGGTGCGTTAGTTATATTCATCGTTTGCCCTCTCTTGGGTGCGTTACCGTTAATTGCTTGGATTACGTACGCTCTCAAGGGAAGGCATTTAGCTCAAATTGGCACAAGGAATGTCAGTGTTTCTGCTGCTTTTTATCACGGTGGCACACTGGCTGGGATTTTGGCAGTTTTGTCAGAAGCCCTCAAGGGAATAGGCGCTGTGTCTATTGCCCGTGCTTTTTTTCCAGAGGGTTCTTTTTGGGAATTACTAGCCCTGATTGCTTTAGTATTAGGTAGGTACTTAATCGCTAGAGGGGCAGGGACAACCAATGTTGTCTGGGGATTGTTTGTTCATGATCCACTGGTAGCCATATTTGTCGGGCTACTCGCCATTATCAACTTCACCCTTTTGCGTTCGAGAAATTTAGTCAAGTATGGGGTTTTATTCGTGTTCCCTTTATTTGTCATACTCCTCCATGCAGAAGATTTTCCCAGGATAATTGCGGCTGTCGCCCTAGCCGGGCTGCTGTGGTGGATTTACAAGCGCATTCCCGATGATATGAATTTGTCTACACAAGAGGTAGATTCAGAGTCACAAGCTGTATTTGAATATTTACGGGGCGATCGCGCTATCCTCACCTTAGATGATGAGTTAGATGGGGCAATTGTCGGACAAAAGGCGGCGACATTATCACAAATCAAGCGTTGGGGCTATCAAGTGCCAAAGGGTTGGGTACTTGTCCCTGGAGATGAACCAGAAAAATTGTTAGATTTTCTCCAACCGTCAGATTTATCACCTTTGGTGGTGCGTTCTTCGGCTATTGGGGAAGATTCGGAACAAGCTTCTGCGGCTGGGCAATACTTGACAATTTTGCAAGTCACCAGCCATGAGCAATTAAAACAAGCCATTGTCCAAGTTAGAGAATCATACAATTATCCAGCTGCCATTCAGTATCGCCGCGATCGCTCTTTACCAGATGCGGCGATGGCTGTCCTAATTCAACAACAAGTCCAAAGTGCCTACTCTGGAGTTGCTTTTAGTCGTGATCCCATCACTCAGCAAGGGGATGCAGTAATTATCGAAGCTTTACCCGGTAGCCCGACGCAAGTTGTTTCCGGTAGAGTCACACCAGAACAATACCGCGCTTTTGTGGTGGAGTCAGATAATCTCTCATCGGTGAAATTGGAGGGGACAGGGCGAGTCCCCCAGGCGTTAATTAAACAGGTAGCATACCTAGCCCGGCGGATGGAAAAGCGTTACCTGGGTGTTCCTCAAGATATTGAGTGGAGTTACGACGGTCAAACCCTGTGGTTATTGCAAGCTCGACCCATCACTACTTTACTGCCAATTTGGACAAGGAAAATTGCCGCAGAAGTTATTCCCGGTGTCGTTCATCCCTTAACATGGTCGATTAATCGTCCCTTAACTTGTGGCGTTTGGGGTGATATTTTCAGTATAGTTTTAGGCGATCGCGCCATTGGATTAGATTTTACAGAGACAGCAACTCTGCACTACTCTAGAGCTTATTTTAATGCCTCCCTCTTAGGAGAGATTTTTCTGAGGATGGGATTACCACCAGAAAGTCTAGAGTTTTTGACTAGAGGTGCAAAAATCAGTAAACCACCGTTGCAGTCAACCTGGCAAAATCTCCCAGGACTGTGGAAGTTACTCCAGCAAGAACTCAATTTAGAGAAAGATTTTAAACAAGATTACCAAAAAGTATTTATTCCCGGATTGTCACAATTAGCCAATGCAGCGACAGATGAGTTAGAACCCGACGAACTCTTCACCAGAATTGACTTCAATCTAGAATTAATGCGTCGTGGTACTTACTACAGTATTTTAGCTCCCTTGAGCGCTGCCATTAGACAAGCCCTATTCCGGGTAAAAGACGAGCAGATTGATAATAGCATCACCCCAGAAGTCGCCGCTTTACGTTCACTCAGGGCTTTAGCCTCAGATGCTAAACAAGTATTACCAGAATGCGAACCAGAACAAGTATTTGATAAATTAACGCAAACCCCAGAAGGAGAAAAAATTCTCTACGAATTTTCTGAGTTATTACAAGATTACGGTTATTTAAGCGACGTGGGTACGAATATTGCTATTCCCACCTGGAAAGAAGATCCCCAACCCATCAAGCAATTATTCGTCCAGTTGATTCAACTGAGTGAACCAGAAAAAACAGATTTAGAACTGAGTAAAAATGGTACATCACGTAAACGCAAGCGCGGAGTTGTCCAACGACGTGTAGATATTAAAGGACGAGTGACAGAAGTTTATTCCCGGTTATTAGCCGAATTAAGATGGAATTTTGTGGCTTTAGAACAAGTTTTTCTCAAAAATGGCTTACTTAAACAAACCGGAGATATCTTTTTTCTGGAGTTGGAAGAATTGCGGCATTTAGTCGCTGATGCTAGTAGAGAATTGAGTGGCAACTTACAAGAAAAAATCAAATTTAGGCGATCGCAGTTCCAACAAGACAGTCAAATTGAACAAGTCCCCCTAGTAGTTTACGGCAATATCCCCCCCCATCCCGCCGACGCTGTTGGTAATTATTCTGACCAGATATTGCAGGGTATTCCCGCCAGTCACGGACAAGCCGAAGGACGCATCAAAGTAGTACGAAATTTACAAAACTTGCCAGAAATAGACAAAGATACAATTCTCGTCGTCCCTTATACAGATTCCGGTTGGGCCCCCTTATTAGTCAGGGCTGGCGGATTAGTAGCTGAAGCTGGAGGGCGACTTTCTCACGGTGCGATCGTTGCGCGAGAATACGGAATTCCCGCCGTCATGGATGTCAAAGGCGCTACCTGGATTCTCCAAGATGGTCAACGAGTAAGAATTGACGGTTCTAGGGGCATTGTAGAATTATCTAACGACCTCAGACCAGAGTAA
- a CDS encoding SGNH/GDSL hydrolase family protein has product MKLVLIIIFVVFIALVAIEIGLRSLFGFGNPLVYLADQQIGYLLAPHQRTRRFGNRIEINEYSMRSGNISQIPVPNTLRVLILGDSIANGGWWTDQPHTISSLMTVALTSAKSDNYQQVEVLNASANSWGPRNELAYLQRFGDFHAQAIVLLINTDDLFATAPTSLPVGRDRNYPAQKPPLALIEVWQRYLKKPQPIPELTLLQKEAGDRVGINLAAIAKIQELTRQNHRHFLLVMTPLLRELGEPGPRDYEIIARQRLQDFTQAQQITYIDFLPIFNSQTNPGAMYQDHIHLNLQGNQLVSQIIERSLRQLLDIQ; this is encoded by the coding sequence GTGAAATTAGTATTAATAATTATTTTCGTGGTGTTTATCGCGTTGGTGGCAATAGAAATAGGATTGCGATCGCTTTTTGGTTTCGGTAATCCCTTAGTTTATCTTGCTGATCAGCAAATCGGTTATTTGTTGGCTCCTCATCAGCGTACTAGGCGTTTTGGCAATCGGATAGAAATTAATGAGTATTCCATGCGGAGTGGCAATATTTCTCAGATACCTGTACCCAACACCTTACGAGTACTAATTTTAGGAGATTCTATCGCTAACGGTGGTTGGTGGACTGATCAACCTCACACGATTTCTAGTTTAATGACGGTGGCTCTGACATCAGCAAAGTCTGACAATTATCAACAAGTAGAAGTGTTAAATGCTTCGGCAAACTCTTGGGGGCCCAGAAACGAATTAGCTTATTTACAGCGATTTGGTGATTTCCATGCTCAAGCCATTGTCCTACTGATTAATACTGATGATTTATTTGCGACTGCACCGACATCTTTACCCGTAGGACGCGATCGCAATTATCCAGCCCAAAAACCACCTCTAGCATTAATTGAAGTCTGGCAGCGTTATCTGAAAAAACCCCAGCCAATTCCTGAATTAACACTACTACAAAAAGAAGCAGGCGATCGCGTCGGCATTAATCTAGCAGCCATTGCGAAAATTCAGGAGTTAACCCGCCAAAATCACCGTCATTTTCTCCTAGTTATGACTCCTTTGCTGCGAGAACTAGGCGAACCAGGCCCCCGTGATTACGAAATTATCGCCCGTCAGCGTCTTCAAGACTTTACCCAAGCACAGCAAATTACCTATATAGATTTTTTGCCCATATTCAATTCTCAAACTAACCCCGGAGCTATGTATCAAGACCATATTCACCTCAATTTACAAGGCAATCAGTTAGTCAGTCAAATCATTGAGCGATCGCTTCGACAATTATTAGATATCCAGTAA
- a CDS encoding phosphate-starvation-inducible PsiE family protein, with product MRKLMRQLFGFTKDENFMHAIENVEVLVSKVLSIFMVAVILVAIIDLGIFIVKEVFTVPYGKINTTLFKVFGLFLNILIALEILENITAYLKRHVFQVELVIVTSLIAVARKIIILDLEKVQGIDIIGLGIAVLALSISYLIIRSSNAGNRH from the coding sequence ATGAGAAAACTAATGAGGCAGCTTTTTGGATTTACCAAAGATGAAAACTTCATGCACGCTATTGAAAATGTAGAGGTTCTTGTCTCTAAGGTGCTGTCTATTTTTATGGTTGCCGTAATTTTGGTGGCAATTATAGATTTGGGTATTTTTATTGTCAAAGAAGTCTTTACTGTACCTTATGGTAAGATAAACACAACATTATTTAAAGTTTTTGGTCTGTTTTTAAATATTTTGATTGCTTTAGAAATTCTAGAAAATATTACAGCTTATCTCAAGAGACACGTTTTCCAAGTTGAGTTAGTGATTGTCACTTCTCTGATAGCTGTAGCTAGAAAAATCATCATTTTAGACTTAGAAAAAGTCCAAGGTATAGACATAATAGGTTTAGGAATAGCTGTTCTAGCACTTTCAATTAGTTATTTAATCATTCGTTCTAGCAATGCTGGCAATAGACACTAA